The proteins below come from a single Larimichthys crocea isolate SSNF chromosome XIV, L_crocea_2.0, whole genome shotgun sequence genomic window:
- the LOC104939184 gene encoding uncharacterized protein LOC104939184, with protein MASPLFALCLTCLFFGEMAQTTNLKLSSSVRQETSFLSVKTGDNLTLQCFSEGDDHAKLYWYKQTLGEKMKLICSYYKYDNVTFYDEFKNNPRFTLDTGKSKNHLKITDLHISDSATYNCIHCYLNVFKISEAITVSVKGSGSNIPALVHQSASETIQPGGSVTLNCTVHTGTCDGEHSVYWFKDSEESHPGLIYTHGGRNDQCERKPNTQTHTCVYNLPMKSLNLSHAGTYYCAVASCGHILFGNGTKLDFEDEVHSFVLVYFLSGALIFTTTLLVLSAFSMYKMKKRISFQTPESQARFSAPSAVNLKGYNGDTDNLHYAALNVNLPSRSRRQRNNSRDECVYSGVKH; from the exons ATGGCATCTCCactgtttgctctctgtctcacatGTTTGTTCTTCGGGGAAATGG CTCAGACGACTAATCTGAAATTGTCCTCATCTGTTCGTCAAGAGACAAGTTTTCTATCAGTTAAAACAGGAGACAACTTGACATTGCAATGTTTCAGTGAAGGTGATGATCATGCAAAACTTTACTGGTATAAACAAACTctgggagagaaaatgaagcTCATCTGTAGTTACTACAAGTATGACAATGTCACTTTTTATGATGAATTCAAAAACAATCCACGCTTCACACTGGATACTGGAAAGAGTAAAAATCACTTGaaaatcacagatttacacatttCAGACTCGGCGACTTACAACTGTATACATTgctatttaaatgtgtttaaaatttCTGAGGCCATCACTGTCAGTGTAAAGGGTTCAGGTTCGAACATCCCAGCTTTGGTCCATCAGTCGGCATCTGAGACCATCCAGCCAGGAGGCTCTGTGACtctgaactgtacagtacacactgggacctgtgatggagaacacagtgtttactgGTTCAAAGACTCTGAAGAATCTCATCCAGGACTCATTTACACCCATGGAGGCAGGAATGatcagtgtgagaggaaacccaacacacaaacacacacctgtgtctacAACTTGCCGATGAAGAGCCTGAATCTTTCTCATGCTGGGACCTACTACTGTGCTGTTGCCTCATGTGGACACATACTGTTTGGAAACGGGACCAAGCTGGACTTTGAAG ATGAGGTGCACTCTTTTGTCTTGGTGTATTTCCTGAGTGGAGCTTTGATCTTCACCACTACCCTGTTGGTTTTATCGGCTTTCTCAATGtacaagatgaagaaaagaatcAGTTTCCAAACTCCAG AGTCTCAAGCAAGATTTTCAGCTCCCTCCGCAGTCAATCTTAAG ggaTATAATGGAGATACAGACAACCTCCATTATGCTGCTTTAAATGTCAACCTGCCCAGCAGATcaagaagacagaggaacaacagcagggatgaatgtgtgtactcCGGGGTAAAGCACTAG
- the LOC104939186 gene encoding uncharacterized protein LOC104939186, whose translation MTSPLFALFLTCLFVGKMAQTADLKFPMSVNRDSDFVSFNTGDNLTLQCFYDVDIAARLYWYKHTVGQKPKIISTFYLYDKNVTFYDEFKDNPRFTVDTRNGKNHLTITDLSISDSATYYCLSCYLYALDISESITVSVKGSGLNIPALVHQSASETIQPGGSVTLNCTVHTGTCDGEHSVYWFKDSEESHPGLIYTHGGRNDQCERKPNTQTHTCVYNLPMKSLNPSHAGTYYCAVASCGHILFGNGTKLDFEDEVDLAYFWRGFSAFTTILVVLLAFSVCMMNKTNSCRSSESQTRCSAPSTANAEDYQNVDNLYYAALSVNLSKRSRTQRDQTWSECVYYSAKQ comes from the exons ATGACATCTCCGctgtttgctctctttctcacatGTCTGTTCGTGGGGAAAATGg ctcagACTGCTGATCTGAAATTCCCCATGTCTGTTAATCGAGACAGCGATTTTGTATCTTTTAACACTGGGGACAACTTGACTTTGCAATGTTTCTATGACGTTGATATTGCTGCAAGGCTTTACTGGTATAAACATACAGTGGGACAGAAACCAAAGATAATTTCTACCTTCTACCTGTATGacaaaaatgtcactttctATGATGAATTCAAGGACAATCCCCGCTTTACAGTGGACACCAGAAATGGTAAAAATCACTTGACAATCACAGATCTAAGTATTTCAGACTCAGCCACTTACTACTGCTTAAGTTGCTATTTATACGCATTAGACATTTCTGAGAGTATTACCGTCAGTGTAAAGGGTTCAGGTTTGAACATCCCAGCTTTGGTCCATCAGTCAGCATCTGAGACCATCCAGCCAGGAGGCTCTGTGACtctgaactgtacagtacacactgggacctgtgatggagaacacagtgtttactgGTTCAAAGACTCTGAAGAATCTCATCCAGGACTCATTTACACCCATGGAGGCAGGAATGatcagtgtgagaggaaacccaacacacaaacacacacctgtgtctacAACTTGCCGATGAAGAGCCTGAATCCTTCTCATGCTGGGACCTACTACTGTGCTGTTGCCTCATGTGGACACATACTGTTTGGAAACGGGACCAAGCTGGACTTTGAAG atgaGGTTGACTTGGCGTATTTCTGGAGGGGATTTTCAGCATTCACCACCATCCTGGTTGTTTTACTGGCTTTCTCAGTCTGCATGATGAACAAGACAAACAGCTGCCGATCTTCAG AGTCTCAAACAAGATGTTCAGCTCCCTCCACAGCAAATGCAGAG GATTACCAAAACGTAGACAACCTGTATTATGCTGCCTTAAGTGTCAACCTCTCCAAGAGATCAAGAACACAGAGGGATCAAACctggagtgagtgtgtgtactaCAGTGCAAAGCAGTAG
- the LOC113747659 gene encoding uncharacterized protein LOC113747659 yields MASPLFALCLTCLFFGEMAQTTNLKLSSSVRQETSFLSVKTGDNLTLQCFSEGDDHAKLYWYKQTLGEKMKLICSYYKYDNVTFYDEFKNNPRFTLDTGKSKNHLKITDLHISDSATYNCIHCYLNVFKISEAITVSVKSSGLNIPALVHQSASETIQPGGSVTLNCTVHTGTCDGEHSVYWFKDSEESHPGLIYTHGGRNDQCERKPNTQTHTCVYNLPMKSLNLSHAGTYYCAVASCGHILFGNGTKLDFEDEVHSFVLVYFLSGALIFTTTLLVLSAFSMYKMKKRISFQTPESQARFSAPSAFNREGYNGDTDNLHYAALNVNLPSRSRRQRNNSRDECVYSGVKH; encoded by the exons ATGGCATCTCCactgtttgctctctgtctcacatGTTTGTTCTTCGGGGAAATGG CTCAGACGACTAATCTGAAATTGTCCTCATCTGTTCGTCAAGAGACAAGTTTTCTATCAGTTAAAACAGGAGACAACTTGACATTGCAATGTTTCAGTGAAGGTGATGATCATGCAAAACTTTACTGGTATAAACAAACTctgggagagaaaatgaagcTCATCTGTAGTTACTACAAGTATGACAATGTCACTTTTTATGATGAATTCAAAAACAATCCACGCTTCACACTGGATACTGGAAAGAGTAAAAATCACTTGaaaatcacagatttacacatttCAGACTCGGCGACTTACAACTGTATACATTgctatttaaatgtgtttaaaatttCTGAGGCCATTACTGTCAGTGTGAAGAGTTCAGGTTTGAACATCCCAGCTTTGGTCCATCAGTCAGCATCTGAGACCATCCAGCCAGGAGGCTCTGTGACtctgaactgtacagtacacactgggacctgtgatggagaacacagtgtttactgGTTCAAAGACTCTGAAGAATCTCATCCAGGACTCATTTACACCCATGGAGGCAGGAATGatcagtgtgagaggaaacccaacacacaaacacacacctgtgtctacAACTTGCCGATGAAGAGCCTGAATCTTTCTCATGCTGGGACCTACTACTGTGCTGTTGCCTCATGTGGACACATACTGTTTGGAAACGGGACCAAGCTGGACTTTGAAG ATGAGGTGCACTCTTTTGTCTTGGTGTATTTCCTGAGTGGAGCTTTGATCTTCACCACTACCCTGTTGGTTTTATCGGCTTTCTCAATGtacaagatgaagaaaagaatcAGTTTCCAAACTCCAG AGTCTCAAGCTAGATTTTCAGCTCCCTCCGCATTCAATCGTGAG ggaTATAATGGAGATACAGACAACCTCCATTATGCTGCTTTAAATGTCAACCTGCCCAGCAGATcaagaagacagaggaacaacagcagggatgaatgtgtgtactcCGGTGTAAAGCACTAG
- the LOC104939842 gene encoding immunoglobulin kappa light chain-like, with protein sequence MTSAKFVFYLTCLFLGIMAQVTELKSSSSVLQESDFLSVNAGDEVTLKCFYERQTDTGTNHYWYKQSLGQKPRLISSFYSFDSKGDLYEEFNNSRFTLDTGNGKNHLKISDLQMLDSATYYCVNTSVKFTFAEVITVSVKGSGLNIPALVHQSAPETIQPGGSVTLNCTVHTGTCDGEHSVYWFKDSEESHPGLIYTHGGRNDQCERKPNTQTHTCVYNLPMKSLNLSHAGTYYCAVASCGHILFGNRTKLDSEGSSTDEVDSPFLVYFLIGALTFTTILVVLLVFSLYKMIKRNKWQCTECQARLSASSTGNTEGHRDEDNLHYAALSVNLPDRSRRQRNNSRDACVYSSVKQ encoded by the exons ATGACATCTGCAAAGTTTGTCTTCTATCTGACGTGTTTGTTCTTGGGGATAATGG CTCAGGTGACTGAATTGAAATCTTCCTCGTCCGTTCTTCAGGAGAGTGATTTTTTATCAGTTAACGCAGGAGACGAGgtgactttaaaatgtttttatgaaagaCAAACCGATACTGGTACAAACCATTACTGGTATAAACAATCTCTGGGACAGAAACCAAGGCTCATCTCTTCTTTCTACAGTTTTGATAGCAAAGGCGATCTTTATGAAGAATTCAACAATTCACGATTCACACTGGACACAGGAAATGGTAAAAACCACTTGAAGATCTCAGATTTACAAATGTTAGACTCAGCTACCTACTATTGTGTAAATACCTCAGTAAAATTCACATTTGCAGAGGTCATTACTGTCAGTGTAAAGGGTTCAGGTTTAAACATCCCAGCTTTGGTCCATCAGTCAGCACCTGAGACCATCCAGCCAGGAGGCTCTGTGACtctgaactgtacagtacacactgggacctgtgatggagaacacagtgtttactgGTTCAAAGACTCTGAAGAATCTCATCCAGGACTCATTTACACCCATGGAGGCAGGAATGatcagtgtgagaggaaacccaacacacaaacacacacctgtgtctacAACTTGCCGATGAAGAGCCTGAATCTTTCTCATGCTGGGACCTACTACTGTGCTGTTGCCTCATGTGGACACATACTGTTTGGAAACAGGACCAAGCTGGACTCTGAAG GTTCATCTACAGATGAAGTGGACTCTCCTTTCTTGGTGTATTTCTTGATCGGAGCTTTGACATTCACCACCATACTGGTTGTTTTACTGGTGTTCTCATTGTACAAGATGATCAAGAGAAACAAGTGGCAATGTACAG AGTGTCAAGCAAGATTATCAGCTTCctccacaggaaacacagag GGTCACAGAGATGAAGACAACCTCCATTATGCTGCTTTAAGTGTCAACCTGCCCGACAGATcaagaagacagaggaacaACAGCAGAGATGCATGTGTGTACTCCAGTGTAAAGCAGTAG
- the LOC109140683 gene encoding uncharacterized protein LOC109140683 produces MFLMYFTEYNELYHTGVTAFALSLISALTANLKLSSSVRQETSFLSVKTGDNLTLQCFKEGGGLARLYWYKQTLGEKMKLICSYYKYDTNVTFYDEFKNNPRFTLDTGKSKNHLTITDLRISDSATYNCIHCYLNTFKISEAITVSVKGSDLNIPALVHQSVSETIQPGGSVTLNCTVHTGTCDGEHSVYWFKDSEESHPGLIYTHGGRNDQCERKPNTQTHTCVYNLPMKSLNLSHAGTYYCAVASCGHILFGNGTKLDFEDEVHSFVLVYFLSGALIFTTTLLVLSAFSMYKMKKRISFQSPESQARFSAPSAVNLEGYNGDTDNLHYAALNVNLPNRSRRQRNNSRDECVYSGVKH; encoded by the exons ATGTTTCTAATGTACTTCACTGAATATAATGAGTTATATCACACAGGAGTAACTGCATTTGCTTTGTCTCTCATTTCAGCTCTGACGGCTAATCTGAAATTGTCCTCATCTGTTCGTCAAGAGACAAGTTTTCTATCAGTTAAAACAGGAGACAACTTGACATTGCAATGCTTCAAAGAAGGTGGTGGTCTTGCAAGACTTTACTGGTATAAACAAACTctgggagagaaaatgaagcTCATCTGTAGTTACTACAAGTATGacacaaatgtcactttttatgATGAATTCAAAAACAATCCACGCTTCACACTGGATACTGGAAAGAGTAAAAATCACTTGACAATCACAGATTTACGCATCTCAGACTCGGCGACTTACAACTGTATACATTGCTATTTAAATACATTCAAAATTTCTGAGGCCATCACTGTCAGTGTGAAGGGTTCTGATTTGAATATCCCAGCTTTGGTCCATCAGTCAGTATCTGAGACCATCCAGCCAGGAGGCTCTGTGACtctgaactgtacagtacacactgggacctgtgatggagaacacagtgtttactgGTTCAAAGACTCTGAAGAATCTCATCCAGGACTCATTTACACCCATGGAGGCAGGAATGatcagtgtgagaggaaacccaacacacaaacacacacctgtgtctacAACTTGCCGATGAAGAGCCTGAATCTTTCTCATGCTGGGACCTACTACTGTGCTGTTGCCTCATGTGGACACATACTGTTTGGAAACGGGACCAAGCTGGACTTTGAAG ATGAGGTGCACTCTTTTGTCTTGGTGTATTTCCTGAGTGGAGCTTTGATCTTCACCACTACCCTGTTGGTTTTATCGGCTTTCTCAATGtacaagatgaagaaaagaatcAGTTTCCAATCTCCAG AGTCTCAAGCAAGATTTTCAGCTCCCTCCGCAGTCAATCTTGAG GGATATAATGGAGATACAGACAACCTCCATTATGCTGCTTTAAATGTCAACCTGCCCAACAGATcaagaagacagaggaacaacagcagggatgaatgtgtgtactcCGGTGTAAAGCACTAG